Proteins from one Mercurialis annua linkage group LG7, ddMerAnnu1.2, whole genome shotgun sequence genomic window:
- the LOC126655593 gene encoding probable inactive histone-lysine N-methyltransferase SUVR2 isoform X1 — MEAEYETWKAIYHQRISNTIWVVRLETLVDGRSMVSTGTGFSIDGDGHIMTCNHVLDTREKATVSVRKTKGLPHWIRATIVRTYPMYDIAILKKPTTLRKDREIFAEDGSLVVGQTVAHIGNPYNMFGSFFRGKVSFPIFKDAAIPQDSQTCRNFKSNIIEFEPPRHSIMGHIWNSINRNFDTSELHPQIPLIHINGFGICSGCSGGPVYNLKGEVIGMVILSDRYETVAIHVNLLRYVSETFFVKATKTRGNPSKRHKGSVMNVTTADKLKKTAACIVLGNELVDMRSLTEESAERIAMPLQPIIEDTQASASGSVEIDRGDELEDPESHSLVVVPQNQLTSSQISDIAKGEEFVEIPWLNEINKECPPSFNYISQNLIFQNAHVKFTLSQIKAENCCSTCIGDCLSSTTVCACASENGDKFAYNSHGLLTEEFLEDCISITRDPQRQCLSYCKACPLERSKNEEILEPCKGHVKRNYIKECWSKCACHKLCGNRVVQRGIMSQLQVFFTPEGKGWGLRTLDKLPKGIFVCEYVGEILTGKELQERKMQRTRGTNVNRRTCSVLLDAYWCLKGAVKDEETLCLDATSFGNVARFINHRCLDSNLIEIPVKMDTSDHHYYHPAFFTTRDVDAMEELTWDYGIDFDDNDHPVEMFRCLCGSKFCRNTKHSNRSKHLLR, encoded by the exons ATGGAGGCTGAATATGAGACTTGGAAAGCCATCTACCATCAGCGCATATCCAACACAATATGGGTAGTTAGATTGGAAACTTTAGTCGATGGAAGATCCATGGTTTCGACCGGCACCGGTTTTTCCATAGACGGTGATGGTCATATAATGACTTGTAACCATGTTCTTGATACTAGAGAAAAAGCTACTGTATCTGTTCGTAAGACCAAAGGACTTCCTCACTGGATTAGGGCTACTATAGTACGTACTTATCCTATGTATGATATTGCAATACTGAAAAAACCCACTACCCTTCGTAAGGATAGGGAAATTTTTGCAGAAGATGGTAGTTTAGTGGTTGGTCAAACCGTAGCGCATATAGGAAACCCTTACAATATGTTTGGCTCATTCTTTCGTGGTAAAGTCTCATTTCCCATCTTTAAAGATGCTGCGATTCCTCAAGATTCCCAAACTTGTCGTAATTTCAAATCTAACATAATAGAGTTTGAACCCCCCCGGCACTCAATTATGGGACATATATGGAATTCAATTAATAGAAACTTTGATACATCTGAACTTCACCCACAAATCCCATTAATACATATTAATGGTTTTGGGATTTGCAGTGGCTGTTCAGGGGGCCCGGTGTATAATCTCAAAGGAGAGGTTATTGGAATGGTTATCTTAAGTGATCGGTATGAGACGGTTGCTATTCATGTTAACTTGTTAAGATATGTTAGTGAGACATTTTTCGTAAAAGCAACAAAGACTCGGGGCAATCCTTCTAAGAGGCATAAG GGGAGTGTCATGAATGTAACAACAGCTGATAAATTGAAGAAAACAGCTGCCTGCATTGTTTTGGGCAATGAATTAGTGGATATGCGTAGCTTGACTGAAGAGTCCGCAGAACGAATTGCAATGCCACTACAACCTATCATTGAGGATACACAAGCTAGTGCTAGTGGCTCTGTTGAAATCGACAGAGGGGATGAGTTAGAAGACCCCGAGTCACATAGTCTGGTGGTTGTTCCACAGAATCAGCTCACTTCTTCACAGATCAGTGACATTGCTAAGGGGGAAGAATTTGTTGAAATTCCATGGTTAAATGAAATCAACAAAGAATGCCCTCCATCTTTCAACTACATTTCTCAAAACCTCATTTTTCAAAATGCTCATGTGAAGTTCACTCTCTCTCAAATCAAGGCTGAAAATTGTTGTTCTACATGTATTGGTGATTGTCTGTCCTCCACTACAGTTTGTGCTTGTGCCAGTGAAAATGGAGATAAGTTCGCATACAATTCACACGGCCTTCTCACGGAAGAGTTTTTAGAGGACTGTATCTCTATTACTCGTGATCCTCAACGGCAATGCCTGTCCTATTGTAAAGCTTGCCCACTTGAAAGatcaaaaaatgaagaaatcTTAGAACCATGCAAGGGCCATGTGAAGAGGAATTATATAAAAGAATGCTGGAGCAAATGCGCCTGCCATAAGCTGTGTGGAAATCGAGTAGTGCAGCGAGGTATAATGTCTCAATTGCAG GTTTTCTTTACACCCGAAGGAAAGGGATGGGGTCTCAGAACCTTAGATAAGTTGCCGAAAGGGATCTTTGTGTGTGAGTATGTTGGAGAAATACTAACTGGCAAGGAGTTGCAAGAGAGAAAGATGCAAAGAACAAGAGGCACCAATGTTAACCGTCGTACATGTTCAGTTTTATTGGACGCATATTGGTGCTTGAAAGGAGCAGTGAAGGACGAAGAAACTCTTTGTTTGGATGCAACATCTTTTGGAAATGTTGCTAGGTTTATCAATCACAG GTGCCTTGATTCAAACTTGATTGAGATCCCAGTCAAAATGGATACATCAGATCATCATTACTATCAC CCTGCCTTTTTCACCACTAGAGATGTAGATGCCATGGAAGAACTAACATGG GATTATGGTATTGATTTCGACGATAATGATCATCCTGTGGAGATGTTCCGGTGCTTATGTGGTAGCAAGTTCTGCAGGAACACGAAACATTCTAATA GGTCCAAGCATCTATTAAGATGA
- the LOC126655593 gene encoding uncharacterized protein LOC126655593 isoform X2, protein MEAEYETWKAIYHQRISNTIWVVRLETLVDGRSMVSTGTGFSIDGDGHIMTCNHVLDTREKATVSVRKTKGLPHWIRATIVRTYPMYDIAILKKPTTLRKDREIFAEDGSLVVGQTVAHIGNPYNMFGSFFRGKVSFPIFKDAAIPQDSQTCRNFKSNIIEFEPPRHSIMGHIWNSINRNFDTSELHPQIPLIHINGFGICSGCSGGPVYNLKGEVIGMVILSDRYETVAIHVNLLRYVSETFFVKATKTRGNPSKRHKGSVMNVTTADKLKKTAACIVLGNELVDMRSLTEESAERIAMPLQPIIEDTQASASGSVEIDRGDELEDPESHSLVVVPQNQLTSSQISDIAKGEEFVEIPWLNEINKECPPSFNYISQNLIFQNAHVKFTLSQIKAENCCSTCIGDCLSSTTVCACASENGDKFAYNSHGLLTEEFLEDCISITRDPQRQCLSYCKACPLERSKNEEILEPCKGHVKRNYIKECWSKCACHKLCGNRVVQRGIMSQLQVFFTPEGKGWGLRTLDKLPKGIFVCEYVGEILTGKELQERKMQRTRGTNVNRRTCSVLLDAYWCLKGAVKDEETLCLDATSFGNVARFINHREFRTSLAVASDFLLIAFSFYG, encoded by the exons ATGGAGGCTGAATATGAGACTTGGAAAGCCATCTACCATCAGCGCATATCCAACACAATATGGGTAGTTAGATTGGAAACTTTAGTCGATGGAAGATCCATGGTTTCGACCGGCACCGGTTTTTCCATAGACGGTGATGGTCATATAATGACTTGTAACCATGTTCTTGATACTAGAGAAAAAGCTACTGTATCTGTTCGTAAGACCAAAGGACTTCCTCACTGGATTAGGGCTACTATAGTACGTACTTATCCTATGTATGATATTGCAATACTGAAAAAACCCACTACCCTTCGTAAGGATAGGGAAATTTTTGCAGAAGATGGTAGTTTAGTGGTTGGTCAAACCGTAGCGCATATAGGAAACCCTTACAATATGTTTGGCTCATTCTTTCGTGGTAAAGTCTCATTTCCCATCTTTAAAGATGCTGCGATTCCTCAAGATTCCCAAACTTGTCGTAATTTCAAATCTAACATAATAGAGTTTGAACCCCCCCGGCACTCAATTATGGGACATATATGGAATTCAATTAATAGAAACTTTGATACATCTGAACTTCACCCACAAATCCCATTAATACATATTAATGGTTTTGGGATTTGCAGTGGCTGTTCAGGGGGCCCGGTGTATAATCTCAAAGGAGAGGTTATTGGAATGGTTATCTTAAGTGATCGGTATGAGACGGTTGCTATTCATGTTAACTTGTTAAGATATGTTAGTGAGACATTTTTCGTAAAAGCAACAAAGACTCGGGGCAATCCTTCTAAGAGGCATAAG GGGAGTGTCATGAATGTAACAACAGCTGATAAATTGAAGAAAACAGCTGCCTGCATTGTTTTGGGCAATGAATTAGTGGATATGCGTAGCTTGACTGAAGAGTCCGCAGAACGAATTGCAATGCCACTACAACCTATCATTGAGGATACACAAGCTAGTGCTAGTGGCTCTGTTGAAATCGACAGAGGGGATGAGTTAGAAGACCCCGAGTCACATAGTCTGGTGGTTGTTCCACAGAATCAGCTCACTTCTTCACAGATCAGTGACATTGCTAAGGGGGAAGAATTTGTTGAAATTCCATGGTTAAATGAAATCAACAAAGAATGCCCTCCATCTTTCAACTACATTTCTCAAAACCTCATTTTTCAAAATGCTCATGTGAAGTTCACTCTCTCTCAAATCAAGGCTGAAAATTGTTGTTCTACATGTATTGGTGATTGTCTGTCCTCCACTACAGTTTGTGCTTGTGCCAGTGAAAATGGAGATAAGTTCGCATACAATTCACACGGCCTTCTCACGGAAGAGTTTTTAGAGGACTGTATCTCTATTACTCGTGATCCTCAACGGCAATGCCTGTCCTATTGTAAAGCTTGCCCACTTGAAAGatcaaaaaatgaagaaatcTTAGAACCATGCAAGGGCCATGTGAAGAGGAATTATATAAAAGAATGCTGGAGCAAATGCGCCTGCCATAAGCTGTGTGGAAATCGAGTAGTGCAGCGAGGTATAATGTCTCAATTGCAG GTTTTCTTTACACCCGAAGGAAAGGGATGGGGTCTCAGAACCTTAGATAAGTTGCCGAAAGGGATCTTTGTGTGTGAGTATGTTGGAGAAATACTAACTGGCAAGGAGTTGCAAGAGAGAAAGATGCAAAGAACAAGAGGCACCAATGTTAACCGTCGTACATGTTCAGTTTTATTGGACGCATATTGGTGCTTGAAAGGAGCAGTGAAGGACGAAGAAACTCTTTGTTTGGATGCAACATCTTTTGGAAATGTTGCTAGGTTTATCAATCACAG GGAGTTCAGAACTTCTCTTGCAGTTGCAAGTGATTTTCTTTTGATTGCATTTTCTTTCTATGGTTAG
- the LOC126657173 gene encoding uncharacterized protein LOC126657173 — MVDRFPNVNIKDSEVPKSTVVCKLWRRDRWRLPDPMDEVTQEAWDYVSNNYSISNYEDKVYWVPSKSGSFSVNSLWRNLNPSLPKVPWASLVWFSGSIPRHSFILWLCLKKRLLTKDKLMAWNVVSSDSCSLCGSHPENLEHLFFACGYSQNIWSNVLFILGLNRHSFSWNREVSFFIKRSAGKSLVSKIRKLWFSAAVYFIWKARNDAIFNQFLAPADQVFKNINFTVAARINNHTSLYFALVLGLGCVLAVAKILGGKWSKTEEIDPRVCTIRDTPISRSNRFKTTLVASKEA, encoded by the exons ATGGTTGACAGATTCCCTAATGTTAATATAAAAGATTCTGAGGTCCCAAAATCTACTGTTGTTTGCAAGCTATGGAGGAGGGATAGATGGCGCTTACCTGACCCTATGGATGAGGTGACTCAAGAAGCGTGGGACTATGTGAGTAACAATTACAGTATTTCGAATTATGAAGATAAAGTCTATTGGGTGCCTAGCAAGAGTGGTTCTTTCTCTGTTAATAGCTTGTGGAGGAATCTTAACCCCAGTCTTCCTAAAGTCCCTTGGGCCTCCCTGGTTTGGTTCTCTGGGTCTATTCCTAGACATTCTTTTATTCTGTGGCTGTGTTTGAAAAAAAGATTGCTCACGAAGGATAAACTTATGGCTTGGAATGTTGTTTCTTCTGACAGTTGCAGTTTATGTGGTTCTCACCCTGAGAATTTGGAGCATTTGTTCTTTGCTTGTGGCTACTCTCAGAATATTTGGTCCAATGTCCTTTTTATCCTGGGCCTTAATAGGCATAGCTTTTCTTGGAATAGagaagttagtttttttataaaaagatcTGCAGGCAAATCTTTGGTGTCAAAAATCAGGAAGCTTTGGTTCTCAGCTGCTGTCTATTTTATCTGGAAGGCAAGGAATGATGCCATTTTCAATCAGTTTTTAGCTCCTGCTGATCAAGTttttaagaatatcaattttaCTGTCGCTGCTAGAATAAACAATCATACTAGTCTCTA CTTTGCTTTGGTTTTAGGCCTTGGTTGTGTTCTGGCTGTTGCCAAGATTTTGGGT GGAAAATGGAGCAAAACAGAG GAAATTGATCCtcgtgtatgcacaatacgcgACACGCCGATCTCCCGCTCGAACCGTTTCAAGACAACCTTGGTAGCTTCGAAAGAGGCGTGA
- the LOC126657174 gene encoding uncharacterized mitochondrial protein AtMg00860-like yields MVENIMEVFMDDFSVFDNSSDSCLTNLEQGIMLGHKISEEGIEVDRAKTEVIEKLIASDTVKGVRAFLGHAAFYRRFIENFSSIARPLTSFLVKDAPFEFTKECHVAFKKLKEALVTAPIISAPD; encoded by the exons ATGGTGGAGAATATAATGGAGGTATTTATGGATGATTTTTCTGTTTTTGACAATTCATCTGATAGTTGTTTGACAAACCTTGAGC AGGGGATAATGCTTGGGCATAAGATCTCGGAAGAAGGGATTGAGGTAGATAGGGCGAAGACGGAGGTAATTGAGAAGTTAATTGCTTCGGATACGGTTAAAGGAGTTCGGGCATTCTTGGGCCATGCAGCTTTTTATCGTCGGTTTATCGAGAATTTTTCATCTATTGCGAGGCCTTTGACTAGTTTTCTAGTAAAAGATGCCCCTTTTGAGTTTACAAAGGAGTGTCATGTTGCTTTTAAGAAGCTAAAGGAGGCGCTTGTGACCGCTCCTATTATTTCAGCTCCGGATTGA